A genomic stretch from Nocardia wallacei includes:
- the mftA gene encoding mycofactocin precursor MftA (Mycofactocin is a small molecule electron carrier derived from the final two amino acids, Val-Tyr, of MftA, the mycofactocin precursor. It plays a role in redox homeostasis and the metabolism of alcohols and aldehydes in Actinobacteria, including Mycobacterium tuberculosis.), which yields MSDQTAHRTVVADSDALVEEDLLVEDVSIDGMCGVY from the coding sequence ATGAGCGACCAGACCGCCCACCGCACAGTAGTCGCCGACAGCGACGCGCTCGTCGAGGAAGACCTGCTCGTCGAGGATGTCTCGATCGACGGCATGTGCGGTGTCTACTGA
- a CDS encoding alpha/beta hydrolase yields the protein MLRGEVEAGAGETAADAAARPRRRWWTPVRGLLLSVAVLLGLYTLLAQLLALLPVPWTRPLLRVSFAQLVVLGLGWFRDWLGSWNLVLACAAVLAALLAVRLRGTWPTGAITAVTAAGLVMCLVTATGLALSAHTATGRWVLFAPIPLVTAGKSPDETITYATLDGQPLRADLYLPAARPDPAPLVVHIHGGGFVGGSKGPGPYNHWLAEQGYAVLDVDYRLADADHPRWNTEDADVGCALTWAAAHARKYRWDLERVATFGGSAGGNLAINVAYKANAGRLRPSCGTATELPKVRAVVAVYPAVDLSGSAADTAQGESLSRQYLGGPAATFPERYAATDSAPQITPAAPPTLLFHGRGDHLVFASRTAEFADELTAAGVANRLVELPYLDHGFDTEALNTGAQVGRAIALDWLDRHT from the coding sequence GTGCTGCGAGGCGAGGTGGAGGCCGGGGCCGGGGAAACGGCGGCGGACGCCGCCGCGCGACCGCGGCGGCGATGGTGGACGCCGGTGCGCGGCCTGCTGCTGTCCGTCGCGGTGCTGCTGGGGCTCTACACATTGCTCGCACAGCTGCTCGCCCTCCTGCCCGTGCCGTGGACGCGGCCGCTGCTGCGAGTAAGTTTCGCGCAACTCGTCGTGCTGGGCCTGGGCTGGTTCCGCGACTGGCTCGGCTCATGGAACCTCGTGCTCGCCTGCGCCGCGGTGCTCGCGGCGCTGCTGGCGGTCCGGCTGCGCGGCACGTGGCCGACCGGGGCGATCACCGCGGTGACCGCGGCGGGACTGGTGATGTGCCTGGTCACCGCCACCGGGCTGGCGCTGTCCGCGCACACGGCGACCGGCCGATGGGTGCTGTTCGCGCCGATCCCCCTAGTCACCGCGGGGAAATCGCCGGACGAGACGATCACCTACGCGACCCTCGACGGTCAGCCGCTGCGGGCGGATCTGTACCTGCCCGCCGCCCGGCCGGACCCGGCGCCGCTGGTGGTGCACATCCACGGCGGCGGATTCGTCGGCGGCAGCAAGGGGCCCGGCCCGTACAACCACTGGCTCGCCGAGCAGGGCTACGCCGTCCTCGACGTGGACTACCGGCTGGCCGACGCCGACCACCCGCGCTGGAACACCGAGGACGCCGATGTCGGCTGCGCGCTGACGTGGGCGGCGGCGCACGCCCGGAAATACCGCTGGGACCTCGAGCGCGTCGCCACCTTCGGCGGCTCGGCGGGCGGCAACCTCGCGATCAACGTGGCGTACAAGGCCAACGCGGGACGTCTGCGGCCCAGTTGCGGCACCGCCACGGAATTGCCGAAGGTGCGCGCGGTGGTCGCCGTCTACCCGGCCGTGGACCTCAGCGGTTCCGCGGCCGACACCGCACAGGGCGAGTCGCTGTCCCGGCAATACCTCGGCGGCCCGGCCGCCACTTTCCCGGAGCGCTACGCCGCCACCGACTCCGCGCCCCAGATCACCCCGGCCGCCCCGCCGACCCTGCTCTTCCACGGCCGCGGTGACCATCTCGTCTTCGCCTCGCGCACAGCCGAATTCGCGGACGAGCTGACCGCGGCCGGGGTTGCCAACCGCCTCGTCGAACTACCGTATCTCGACCACGGCTTCGACACCGAAGCCCTCAACACCGGCGCCCAGGTCGGCCGCGCCATCGCCCTCGACTGGCTGGACCGCCACACGTGA
- the mftB gene encoding mycofactocin biosynthesis chaperone MftB (MftB, a small protein, is a peptide chaperone that assists the radical SAM enzyme MftC in performing two modifications to the C-terminal Val-Tyr dipeptide of the mycofactocin precursor peptide, MftA. MftB's role is analogous to the role of PqqD in the biosynthesis of PQQ, a cofactor that derives entirely from a Tyr and a Glu in the precursor PqqA.), producing MSTDPAAFDPALPYRLAGSVSLRPEPFGALVYDYETRRLSFLKTPLLVTVVRELDRQPDVLSALDAAAVPARDRDRYLRALAGLCESGTIASRTAR from the coding sequence GTGTCTACTGATCCGGCGGCGTTCGACCCGGCCCTGCCCTACCGTCTGGCGGGGTCGGTGTCGCTGCGACCCGAACCCTTCGGCGCCCTGGTCTACGACTACGAGACCCGGCGGCTGTCCTTCCTGAAGACACCACTGCTGGTCACGGTGGTCCGCGAACTCGACCGGCAACCCGATGTGCTCAGCGCCCTGGACGCGGCCGCGGTTCCGGCCCGCGACCGCGACCGTTATCTGCGCGCCCTGGCCGGACTGTGCGAATCCGGCACCATCGCCTCCCGTACCGCCCGCTGA
- a CDS encoding cyclodeaminase/cyclohydrolase family protein, with amino-acid sequence MSQDTTSSPQTTTFGEAAIGRYLEDLAAKIPAPGGGAVAALHAAQGAALVAMVARYTTRAKDADNRPVIDRIIAAADAARERALALAEADAAAFTAVGAAYKLPKSTDTETAARTEAITAALLQAARVPAAVVAEADEILSLATDLLPIGNPNVVTDIGAAADAARAAATSSQLNIAINVASLHEDHGAEFAPALRTIEEIVARADALHADVVAAITS; translated from the coding sequence ATGTCTCAGGACACCACGTCGTCGCCGCAGACCACGACGTTCGGGGAGGCGGCGATCGGGCGGTACCTCGAGGATCTGGCGGCGAAGATCCCGGCGCCCGGCGGCGGCGCGGTGGCCGCCCTGCACGCCGCGCAGGGGGCCGCGCTGGTGGCCATGGTGGCCCGCTACACCACCCGCGCCAAGGACGCCGACAACCGTCCCGTGATCGACCGCATCATCGCCGCCGCCGACGCGGCCCGCGAGCGCGCGCTGGCGCTCGCCGAGGCCGACGCGGCCGCCTTCACCGCGGTCGGCGCGGCCTACAAGCTGCCCAAGTCGACCGACACCGAGACCGCCGCCCGCACCGAGGCGATCACGGCCGCGCTACTGCAGGCCGCTCGGGTGCCCGCCGCCGTCGTCGCCGAGGCGGACGAAATCCTTTCCCTGGCAACAGATCTGCTGCCGATCGGCAACCCGAACGTGGTGACCGACATCGGCGCGGCCGCCGACGCCGCCCGCGCCGCCGCCACCAGCTCACAGCTGAACATCGCCATCAACGTCGCCTCCCTGCACGAGGACCACGGCGCCGAATTCGCCCCCGCCCTGCGCACCATAGAGGAGATCGTCGCTCGCGCCGATGCCCTGCACGCCGACGTAGTAGCCGCCATCACGAGCTGA
- a CDS encoding L,D-transpeptidase, which yields MRNMIRHLFLAILIAALAAITSGTAAAVRVAPQLSPVQSISPADGAVVGIAHPVTVRFAAPVADRARAEHAVRVGTLDGTFTWNGDSELVWHPAGFLPANTPLTVTVGNARTDFRTGGGTTADADMSAHTFTVYVPGQPPRVMPASMGKPGHETPVGTFPVMEKFRSITFDSRTIGIPLSDPDGYLLTGEFAERLTWGGVFVHSAPWSVDSQGNANVSHGCINLPPDDAQWYYNTVAVGDPVTVHW from the coding sequence ATGCGGAACATGATCAGGCATCTGTTCCTGGCGATCCTGATCGCGGCGCTCGCGGCGATCACATCCGGCACGGCGGCGGCGGTGAGGGTGGCACCGCAGCTCTCACCCGTGCAATCGATTTCACCGGCCGACGGCGCGGTCGTCGGCATCGCGCATCCGGTCACCGTCCGTTTCGCCGCCCCGGTCGCCGATCGGGCCCGCGCCGAGCACGCGGTCCGCGTCGGCACCCTGGACGGCACGTTCACGTGGAACGGTGACAGCGAGCTGGTCTGGCATCCCGCCGGATTCCTGCCCGCGAACACCCCGCTGACGGTCACCGTCGGCAACGCCCGCACGGACTTCCGAACCGGCGGCGGCACCACCGCCGACGCCGACATGTCCGCGCACACCTTCACCGTGTACGTCCCCGGTCAACCGCCGCGGGTGATGCCCGCCTCGATGGGCAAGCCCGGCCACGAGACGCCGGTCGGCACGTTCCCGGTGATGGAGAAGTTCCGGAGTATCACCTTCGACTCCCGCACGATCGGCATCCCGCTCAGCGATCCGGACGGCTATCTGCTCACCGGTGAGTTCGCCGAGCGGCTGACCTGGGGCGGAGTCTTCGTCCACTCGGCACCGTGGTCGGTGGACTCGCAGGGTAACGCCAATGTCAGCCACGGCTGCATCAACCTGCCGCCCGACGACGCCCAGTGGTACTACAACACTGTCGCCGTGGGTGACCCGGTGACGGTGCACTGGTAA
- a CDS encoding STAS domain-containing protein, with the protein MTTSVSVHDEATVLTVAGEVDLATAPALENAIDAALSGSPAALIIDLLQVTFLASAGMAALVGAHQRAGQSTRIAVVADGPATGRQLKMTNLDQVFALHPTLDEALAGLREG; encoded by the coding sequence ATGACCACCTCGGTCTCGGTGCACGACGAAGCGACCGTCCTCACGGTGGCCGGTGAGGTCGACCTGGCGACCGCACCCGCACTGGAGAACGCGATCGATGCGGCGCTGAGCGGCAGCCCGGCGGCCTTGATCATCGACCTGCTGCAGGTGACGTTCCTGGCCTCCGCCGGGATGGCCGCACTCGTCGGCGCGCACCAGCGGGCCGGGCAATCGACCCGCATCGCGGTGGTCGCCGACGGTCCGGCCACGGGACGCCAGCTCAAGATGACCAATCTCGACCAGGTCTTCGCCCTGCATCCGACCTTGGACGAAGCCCTGGCCGGGCTGCGCGAAGGCTGA
- a CDS encoding LLM class F420-dependent oxidoreductase: MRIGLGINYAGGFKEVAAEVADLERAGLDIAFVPEAYSYDAVSGLGYLAAKTERVQLASGILQLYTRTPTLTAMTAAGLDYVSDGRYILGLGASGPQVIEGFHGVPYDAPIGRTREVVEICRRVWRRERLEFEGKYYTIPLPADRGTGLGKPLKLINHPVRDRIPVLLAALGPKNVELAAEIAEGWQPIFFLPEKANDVWGDALAAGKAKRDAALGELDVYAGPALAIGDNVEGLREFVKPHLALYIGGMGAKGKNFYHTLATKYGYGAEADRIQELYLAGEKDAAAATVPDELVRDISLIGPAGFVKERVAAFREAGVTVLNVVPLAGTPAERVELIEQLRDLV; the protein is encoded by the coding sequence ATGCGTATCGGACTGGGCATCAACTATGCGGGCGGCTTCAAAGAGGTGGCGGCGGAGGTCGCCGATCTGGAGCGGGCGGGCCTCGACATCGCCTTCGTGCCCGAGGCGTACTCCTACGACGCCGTCAGCGGGCTGGGCTACCTCGCCGCCAAGACCGAACGCGTGCAATTGGCCTCCGGCATCCTGCAGCTCTACACCCGCACCCCCACGCTGACCGCCATGACCGCCGCCGGTCTGGACTACGTCTCCGACGGCCGCTACATCCTCGGCCTGGGCGCGTCCGGCCCGCAGGTGATCGAGGGCTTCCACGGCGTGCCCTACGACGCGCCGATCGGCCGCACGCGCGAGGTGGTCGAGATCTGCCGCCGGGTGTGGCGGCGCGAGCGGCTGGAATTCGAGGGCAAGTACTACACGATCCCACTGCCCGCCGATCGGGGCACCGGCCTCGGCAAGCCGCTGAAGCTGATCAATCACCCGGTGCGGGACCGGATTCCGGTGCTGCTGGCCGCGCTCGGCCCGAAGAACGTCGAACTCGCGGCCGAGATCGCCGAGGGCTGGCAGCCGATCTTCTTCCTGCCCGAGAAGGCGAACGACGTCTGGGGCGACGCGCTGGCCGCCGGGAAGGCCAAGCGCGACGCGGCCCTGGGCGAGCTGGACGTGTACGCCGGACCTGCCCTGGCCATCGGCGACAATGTCGAGGGCCTGCGCGAGTTCGTCAAGCCGCACCTGGCGTTGTACATCGGCGGCATGGGCGCCAAGGGCAAGAACTTCTACCACACACTGGCCACCAAGTACGGCTACGGCGCCGAGGCCGACCGCATCCAGGAGCTGTATCTGGCCGGTGAGAAGGACGCGGCGGCCGCGACCGTGCCCGACGAACTGGTCCGCGACATCTCCCTGATCGGTCCGGCCGGCTTCGTCAAGGAACGTGTCGCGGCCTTCCGCGAGGCGGGCGTCACGGTACTGAACGTGGTCCCGCTGGCCGGCACCCCGGCCGAGCGGGTCGAGCTGATCGAGCAGCTGCGCGACCTGGTCTGA
- the mftR gene encoding mycofactocin system transcriptional regulator (MftR, the mycofactocin system transcriptional regulator, is an uncharacterized TetR family DNA-binding transcription factor. Its role is inferred by context. It occurs as part of the biosynthesis locus for mycofactocin, a partially characterized electron carrier derived from the terminal Val-Tyr dipeptide of the precursor peptide MftA, through a radical SAM enzyme-mediated process.): MAEKRSADSGVPASRPGRRRSTNAVELERAAFELFERHGFDATTVEDIAAAVGISKRTFFRYFESKNDVVWGDFGGQLEVMRAHFARCPDDQPLMEAVRTVVVEFNRFDPAHVPWHRKRMELILKVPTLQAHSTLRFREWSAVVAEFAAARLGVSARELIPQSIANVALGVAVAAYEYWLTRPGAELADIMDRAFRDLAAGFDVG, encoded by the coding sequence ATGGCGGAAAAAAGATCGGCCGACAGCGGCGTGCCCGCCAGCCGACCGGGCCGGCGGCGCTCGACCAATGCCGTCGAACTGGAGCGGGCGGCCTTCGAGCTGTTCGAACGCCACGGATTCGACGCGACCACCGTGGAGGACATCGCGGCGGCGGTGGGCATCAGCAAGCGCACCTTCTTCCGCTACTTCGAGTCCAAGAACGACGTCGTCTGGGGCGATTTCGGTGGGCAACTGGAGGTGATGCGCGCCCATTTCGCGCGCTGCCCGGACGATCAGCCGCTCATGGAGGCGGTGCGGACGGTGGTCGTGGAGTTCAACCGGTTCGATCCCGCGCACGTGCCCTGGCATCGCAAGCGGATGGAGCTGATCCTGAAAGTCCCTACCCTGCAAGCGCATTCGACGCTGCGGTTCCGGGAGTGGAGTGCCGTGGTGGCGGAGTTCGCCGCGGCGCGGCTCGGGGTGTCCGCGCGCGAGCTGATCCCGCAGTCGATCGCGAACGTCGCGCTCGGGGTGGCGGTCGCGGCCTACGAGTACTGGCTGACGCGGCCGGGCGCGGAACTCGCCGACATCATGGACCGGGCGTTCCGCGACCTGGCCGCGGGTTTCGACGTGGGGTGA
- the fabG gene encoding 3-oxoacyl-ACP reductase FabG — translation MSLLTGRVAVVTGGAQDIGFAIAETFVRAGARVVVGDLNPGGAQDKLGPEVTRAMRCDVTRAADVEALLATAVTEFGALDVMVNNAGITRDAGLRTMTEDEFDQVIAVHLKGAWHGTRLAAAIMRERGRGSIVNLSCLSGKVGMAGQTNYSAAKAGIVGLTKAAAKETARHGVRVNAIQPGLIRTPRTTAVPAAVWDQKLSEIPMARPGEPEEVANVALFLASDLSSYMTGATLEVTGGRFM, via the coding sequence GTGTCGCTTCTCACCGGTCGGGTCGCCGTGGTCACCGGCGGGGCCCAGGACATCGGCTTCGCCATCGCCGAGACGTTCGTGCGCGCGGGCGCCCGGGTGGTCGTCGGCGACCTGAATCCCGGTGGCGCGCAGGACAAGCTGGGGCCCGAGGTGACGCGGGCGATGCGCTGCGACGTCACCCGCGCCGCGGACGTCGAAGCGCTGCTCGCCACGGCCGTCACCGAGTTCGGCGCGCTCGACGTCATGGTGAACAACGCCGGGATCACCCGCGACGCCGGCCTGCGCACCATGACCGAGGACGAGTTCGATCAGGTCATCGCCGTACACCTGAAGGGCGCCTGGCACGGCACCCGGCTGGCCGCGGCGATCATGCGCGAACGCGGGCGCGGCAGCATCGTCAACCTCTCCTGCCTGTCGGGCAAGGTGGGGATGGCGGGCCAGACCAACTACTCGGCCGCCAAGGCCGGGATCGTCGGGCTGACCAAGGCCGCGGCGAAGGAGACGGCCCGGCACGGCGTGCGGGTCAACGCGATCCAGCCCGGCCTGATCCGCACGCCGAGGACCACGGCCGTGCCCGCCGCCGTCTGGGACCAGAAGCTGTCGGAGATTCCGATGGCGCGCCCCGGGGAGCCGGAAGAGGTCGCGAATGTCGCGCTGTTCCTGGCCTCGGACCTGTCGTCGTATATGACCGGCGCCACCCTCGAGGTCACCGGCGGCCGGTTCATGTGA
- a CDS encoding bifunctional 5,10-methylenetetrahydrofolate dehydrogenase/5,10-methenyltetrahydrofolate cyclohydrolase, which translates to MDTTSLTGKELAAALNADTEQRAAALTERGSAPRLVLVVANDDPASGWYVKSLQRAADRLGIACDTVDLGADATAEAIRAELTKLSGDPAVDAVMLQTPLPAGVALDDVSSAIAAGKDVDGVSPLSLGLLAAGLPTFPPATAEAVVELAAHHGIPLAGRHVAVVGRSNVVGKPLAQLLLAENATVTVCHSRTVDLPAVTAAADIVVAAVGRAGLITGEHVREGAVVIDVGTNEGPDGGIVGDVDAASVRGRAGALSPVPGGVGPVTTALLMRHVVRAAESGRAD; encoded by the coding sequence GTGGACACGACTTCGCTGACCGGCAAGGAACTCGCCGCCGCACTCAACGCCGACACCGAGCAGCGCGCCGCCGCGCTCACCGAGCGGGGGAGCGCGCCGCGACTGGTGCTGGTGGTGGCCAACGACGATCCGGCCAGCGGCTGGTACGTGAAGTCGCTGCAACGTGCCGCGGACCGCCTCGGAATCGCTTGTGACACCGTCGATCTGGGCGCCGACGCGACCGCGGAAGCGATTCGCGCCGAGCTGACGAAGCTGAGCGGCGATCCGGCCGTCGACGCGGTCATGCTGCAGACGCCGCTGCCGGCCGGTGTGGCGCTGGACGACGTCAGCTCCGCCATCGCCGCGGGCAAGGACGTCGACGGCGTGAGCCCGCTGTCGCTGGGCCTGCTCGCGGCCGGGCTGCCCACCTTCCCCCCGGCCACGGCCGAGGCGGTCGTGGAACTGGCCGCGCACCACGGGATTCCGCTCGCCGGTCGCCACGTGGCGGTCGTGGGCCGCTCGAACGTGGTCGGTAAACCGCTGGCCCAACTGCTGCTGGCGGAGAACGCGACCGTGACCGTGTGCCACTCCCGCACCGTGGACCTCCCCGCGGTCACCGCCGCGGCGGATATCGTGGTCGCGGCCGTGGGCCGCGCGGGCCTGATCACCGGCGAGCACGTGCGCGAGGGAGCCGTGGTGATCGACGTCGGCACCAACGAGGGCCCCGACGGCGGCATCGTGGGCGATGTGGACGCGGCATCGGTGCGGGGCCGCGCCGGTGCGCTGAGCCCGGTGCCGGGCGGTGTCGGTCCGGTGACCACGGCCCTGCTCATGCGCCACGTGGTGCGCGCGGCGGAGTCCGGGCGCGCGGACTAG
- a CDS encoding ecdysteroid 22-kinase family protein, which produces MATREAVRAGLDRTLPGRTTIPLRVDQVTARWLGDALGLPPGALTSVRVLDTHSGTAARARIAVESESDDVPAHLFVKLPPSDYLQHVLMNVFGLGLHEILAYRALGGQPPVRVPKCYVAQSDRLRRRSVLVLEDLSATARFRTVVDTVTRAEAEAVVDALGDLHAAFWETDRFAGDLRPLATRTAADIRLGDIIRRRFLAEITGHSADLIPAGMRRRCRIFYERSADIDAFWAAQPRTLIHADPHLGNLFFADGAPGFLDWQIATAGAGIRDVAYFANASVEPALLRTIERDLVRRYASRLADAGVDVDGERLWTLYRAAITEFYLAAVCTAEAGDRMQPFEVSRVGVERAVAGVAAHDSFEVLTTLIEGARA; this is translated from the coding sequence ATGGCTACCCGGGAGGCGGTCCGGGCCGGGCTCGACCGCACGCTGCCGGGCCGGACGACGATCCCCTTGCGCGTCGACCAGGTGACCGCGCGCTGGCTCGGCGACGCGCTCGGCCTGCCGCCGGGCGCCCTCACTTCGGTGCGGGTACTCGACACGCACTCCGGCACGGCCGCGCGCGCCCGCATCGCGGTCGAGAGCGAGTCCGACGACGTCCCGGCGCACCTGTTCGTGAAGCTGCCGCCCAGCGACTATCTGCAGCACGTCCTGATGAACGTGTTCGGTCTCGGGCTCCACGAGATCCTGGCCTATCGCGCGCTGGGCGGGCAGCCGCCGGTCCGGGTGCCGAAATGCTATGTCGCGCAATCCGATCGACTCCGGCGGCGCAGTGTCCTGGTACTCGAGGACCTGTCGGCCACGGCCCGATTCCGCACGGTGGTCGACACCGTCACCCGGGCCGAGGCGGAGGCCGTCGTCGACGCGCTGGGCGATCTGCACGCCGCGTTCTGGGAGACCGACCGCTTCGCGGGCGATCTGCGGCCGCTCGCCACCCGCACGGCCGCCGACATCCGGCTGGGCGACATCATCCGCCGCCGCTTCCTCGCCGAGATCACCGGGCACAGCGCGGATCTCATCCCGGCGGGGATGCGCCGCCGGTGCCGGATCTTCTACGAGCGCAGCGCCGACATCGACGCCTTCTGGGCCGCGCAACCGCGGACGCTGATCCACGCCGACCCGCACCTGGGCAACCTGTTCTTCGCCGACGGCGCACCCGGCTTCCTGGACTGGCAGATCGCCACGGCGGGCGCCGGCATCCGCGATGTCGCCTACTTCGCGAACGCCTCGGTGGAGCCCGCGCTGCTCCGCACGATCGAGCGAGACCTGGTGCGCCGGTACGCGTCCCGGCTCGCCGACGCCGGTGTCGACGTCGACGGCGAACGGCTCTGGACGCTGTACCGGGCCGCGATCACCGAGTTCTACCTGGCGGCCGTCTGCACCGCCGAGGCCGGTGATCGGATGCAGCCGTTCGAGGTGTCGCGGGTGGGTGTGGAGCGGGCCGTCGCCGGGGTCGCCGCGCACGACAGCTTCGAGGTGCTCACCACGCTGATCGAGGGCGCCCGCGCCTGA